A DNA window from Massilia putida contains the following coding sequences:
- a CDS encoding thiazole synthase, which yields MTNATSADRPLIIAGKEYNSRLLVGSGKYRDLEQTRAATEASGADIITVAIRRVNIGQHANEPNLLDVVPPSRYTILPNTAGCYNAKDAVYTLQLARELLNGHNLVKLEVLGDEKTLFPNMPETLVAARELVRDGFDVMVYCSDDPIQARMLEDIGCAAIMPLASLIGSGMGILNPWNLSLIIEQSKVPVIVDAGVGTASDAAIAMELGCDGVLMNSAIAGAQDPVRMAGAMRLAVEAGREAYLAGRMPRRFAASPSSPMAGRI from the coding sequence ATGACGAATGCAACCTCTGCGGACCGGCCGTTGATCATCGCCGGCAAGGAATACAACTCGCGCCTGCTGGTGGGCAGCGGCAAATACCGCGACCTGGAACAGACGCGCGCGGCGACCGAAGCATCCGGTGCCGACATCATCACGGTGGCGATCCGCCGCGTCAACATCGGCCAGCACGCGAACGAACCGAACCTGCTCGACGTGGTGCCGCCGTCGCGCTACACGATCCTGCCCAACACGGCCGGCTGCTACAACGCCAAGGACGCCGTGTACACGCTGCAGCTCGCGCGCGAACTGCTGAACGGCCACAACCTCGTCAAGCTGGAAGTGCTGGGCGACGAGAAGACGCTGTTCCCGAACATGCCGGAGACGCTCGTCGCCGCGCGCGAACTGGTGCGCGACGGCTTCGACGTGATGGTCTATTGCAGCGACGACCCGATCCAGGCGCGCATGCTGGAAGACATCGGCTGCGCCGCGATCATGCCGCTCGCGTCGCTGATCGGTTCCGGCATGGGCATCCTCAATCCGTGGAACCTGTCGCTGATCATCGAACAATCGAAGGTGCCGGTGATCGTCGATGCGGGTGTCGGCACGGCGTCCGACGCGGCCATCGCGATGGAACTGGGCTGCGACGGCGTGCTGATGAACAGCGCCATCGCCGGCGCGCAGGACCCGGTGCGGATGGCCGGCGCGATGCGCCTCGCGGTGGAAGCGGGCCGCGAAGCGTATCTGGCGGGCCGCATGCCGCGCCGGTTCGCGGCCTCGCCGTCGTCGCCGATGGCGGGCCGCATCTGA
- the thiS gene encoding sulfur carrier protein ThiS, producing MLEIELNGAAHLLPAQTSLHDLVESLGLAGQKLALAVNRQVVPRERWRDTPLQARDRVDVVRAIGGG from the coding sequence GTGCTGGAAATCGAATTGAACGGCGCCGCGCACCTGCTACCCGCGCAGACCAGCCTGCACGACCTCGTCGAGTCGCTGGGCCTCGCGGGACAGAAGCTCGCGCTGGCCGTGAACCGGCAGGTCGTGCCGCGCGAGCGCTGGCGCGACACGCCCCTGCAAGCGCGCGACCGCGTGGACGTGGTGCGCGCCATCGGCGGCGGCTGA
- a CDS encoding HD domain-containing phosphohydrolase encodes MQADETITVEDAVQVLAMVGDLSMGLPPDHSIRTARLAARLAEENGDGLDACTSTRLVALLRWSGSTATAAGFAHLLGDDVLGRHAMVTRTLSGHSGLTFANVLPLAQMQCEVAGDIAVLLGLPGDVENSLRHLFGSHHRGDMQDLLFAPNIPRAVFYVRLAGDLEVLAPAHGTAGALRLIGERAGVKYPVTLLQRLAPHAQDWLDMLGEPSCAADYPGHDRRVPLSIVADVIELKLPWLTGYSRRVAALARRSASLAGMLALEESPLARAALLHGIGKVAVPNVVWERPGKLDAADWDQVRKVPFWTARAGSQIPAIQSEATLASYIYERLDGSGYFRKARGDVMGMQERLLGAAAAFVALCSPRPWRPAHGEAAASTLMTAQAAAGRFDRHAVEAVLAAARAGLGPPPTRDRLLSERELEVLRHISQGETSREAARAMRISPASVRMHIDNIFQKLESGSRPAATLKALARGLI; translated from the coding sequence ATGCAAGCCGATGAAACCATTACCGTCGAAGACGCCGTGCAGGTGCTGGCCATGGTCGGCGACTTGTCCATGGGCCTGCCGCCGGACCACTCGATCCGCACGGCCCGTCTCGCCGCGCGGCTGGCGGAGGAGAACGGCGACGGTCTCGACGCCTGCACGAGCACGCGCCTGGTGGCGCTGCTGCGCTGGTCGGGCAGCACGGCGACGGCGGCCGGGTTCGCGCACCTGCTGGGCGACGATGTCCTCGGCCGCCATGCGATGGTCACGCGCACCTTGTCCGGCCACAGCGGCCTCACGTTCGCCAACGTGCTGCCGCTGGCGCAGATGCAGTGTGAAGTCGCGGGCGATATCGCCGTGCTGCTCGGGTTGCCGGGCGACGTCGAGAACAGCCTGCGCCATCTGTTCGGCAGCCATCACCGCGGCGACATGCAGGATCTGCTGTTCGCCCCGAACATCCCGCGCGCGGTGTTCTACGTGCGGCTGGCCGGCGACCTGGAGGTGCTGGCGCCGGCGCACGGCACGGCCGGCGCCCTGCGCCTGATCGGCGAGCGGGCCGGCGTCAAATATCCGGTCACACTGCTGCAGCGGCTGGCGCCGCACGCGCAGGACTGGCTCGACATGCTCGGGGAACCGTCCTGCGCGGCCGACTATCCCGGCCACGACCGGCGCGTGCCGCTGTCCATCGTGGCCGACGTCATCGAATTGAAACTGCCGTGGCTGACGGGTTATTCGCGCCGCGTCGCGGCATTGGCGCGGCGCAGCGCGTCGCTGGCAGGCATGCTGGCGCTGGAAGAAAGTCCGCTGGCGCGGGCCGCGCTGCTGCACGGCATCGGCAAGGTGGCGGTGCCGAACGTCGTGTGGGAACGCCCGGGCAAGCTCGATGCGGCCGACTGGGACCAGGTGCGCAAGGTGCCGTTCTGGACGGCGCGCGCGGGCTCGCAGATCCCCGCGATCCAGAGCGAGGCCACGCTCGCGTCCTACATCTACGAACGCCTCGACGGCAGCGGTTATTTCCGCAAGGCGCGGGGCGACGTCATGGGCATGCAGGAACGCCTGCTCGGCGCGGCCGCCGCGTTCGTCGCGCTGTGTTCGCCGCGCCCGTGGCGTCCGGCGCATGGCGAGGCGGCCGCGTCGACGTTGATGACGGCGCAAGCGGCGGCCGGACGCTTCGACCGGCATGCCGTCGAGGCCGTCCTCGCGGCGGCGCGGGCCGGGCTGGGGCCGCCGCCCACGCGCGACCGTCTGCTGTCCGAACGCGAACTCGAAGTGCTGCGCCACATCAGCCAGGGAGAGACGAGCCGCGAAGCGGCCCGCGCCATGCGCATCAGTCCGGCGAGCGTGCGCATGCACATCGACAATATCTTTCAGAAACTGGAGTCGGGGTCACGCCCTGCCGCGACGCTGAAAGCGCTGGCGCGCGGGCTCATCTGA
- a CDS encoding patatin-like phospholipase family protein encodes MSALTFHAGPLALARIRAHGLRAQDVAVVPAAAGGPKGLVFRALDQWVFGDWFPRAPRERILIGASIGAWRMAAACQRDPVTAFARLGELYSGQRYTSTKPSQEQIDAVVQGLLNEFVRGHEDDIVNHPHHRLHVLTVRGKRALAAPGHRHAEMRGFAAAALHNLFSRDKLAHLMDRVVLGDRRARTPWLRDRFDNFATHFSALTPDNLAAGLLASGTLPMLMKPVRDIAGAPPGHYWDGGIIDYNLALPYARVAEQASSDIVLYPHFSEHIVPGWLDKALPWRRTARGPNRGWLDNVLIVAPSHDFLANMPRGKLIDRSDFKFYGLDHDARIRAWRQAMDEGERLRDEFAAFVDRPDVGRIRPL; translated from the coding sequence ATGAGCGCACTTACCTTCCACGCCGGGCCGCTGGCCCTCGCCCGGATCCGCGCGCACGGCTTGCGCGCGCAGGACGTCGCCGTCGTGCCCGCCGCGGCCGGCGGACCGAAGGGGCTCGTGTTCCGCGCCCTCGACCAGTGGGTGTTCGGCGACTGGTTCCCGCGCGCGCCGCGCGAGCGCATCCTGATCGGCGCGTCGATCGGCGCCTGGCGCATGGCGGCCGCCTGCCAGCGCGACCCCGTGACGGCTTTCGCGCGCCTGGGCGAGCTCTACAGTGGCCAGCGCTACACGTCGACCAAGCCTTCGCAGGAACAGATCGACGCCGTCGTGCAGGGCCTGCTGAACGAATTCGTGCGCGGCCACGAGGACGACATCGTCAACCACCCGCACCACCGCCTGCACGTGCTGACCGTGCGCGGCAAGCGCGCCCTGGCCGCGCCCGGCCATCGGCACGCCGAGATGCGCGGGTTCGCGGCGGCGGCCCTGCACAACCTGTTTTCGCGCGACAAGCTGGCGCACCTGATGGACCGCGTCGTGCTCGGCGACCGGCGCGCACGCACGCCCTGGCTGCGTGACCGTTTCGACAACTTCGCGACGCATTTTTCGGCCCTGACGCCGGACAATCTCGCGGCCGGCCTGCTCGCGTCCGGCACCTTGCCCATGCTGATGAAACCGGTGCGCGATATCGCCGGCGCGCCGCCCGGTCACTACTGGGACGGCGGCATCATCGACTACAACCTGGCGCTGCCGTATGCCCGCGTGGCGGAGCAGGCGTCCAGCGACATCGTGCTGTATCCGCATTTCTCGGAACACATCGTGCCGGGCTGGCTGGACAAGGCGCTGCCGTGGCGCCGCACGGCGCGCGGACCGAACCGTGGCTGGCTCGACAACGTTTTGATCGTGGCGCCGAGCCATGACTTCCTCGCCAACATGCCGCGCGGAAAACTCATCGACCGCAGCGATTTCAAGTTTTACGGGCTGGACCACGATGCCCGCATCCGCGCGTGGCGCCAGGCGATGGACGAGGGGGAACGGCTGCGCGACGAATTCGCGGCATTCGTCGACAGGCCGGACGTCGGGCGGATTCGTCCGCTTTAA
- a CDS encoding cold-shock protein — MATQTGTVKWFNDSKGFGFIAPDAGGDDLFAHFKDIQSEGFKSLAENQRVSFERAPSPKGDKASNIRAI, encoded by the coding sequence ATGGCTACTCAAACCGGCACCGTGAAATGGTTCAACGATTCCAAAGGCTTCGGCTTCATCGCGCCTGACGCAGGCGGCGACGATCTGTTCGCGCACTTCAAGGACATTCAATCGGAAGGTTTCAAAAGCCTGGCCGAAAACCAGCGCGTCTCGTTCGAACGCGCGCCCAGCCCGAAGGGCGACAAGGCAAGCAATATCCGCGCGATCTGA
- the ychF gene encoding redox-regulated ATPase YchF, whose amino-acid sequence MSLKCGIVGLPNVGKSTLFNALTKAGIPAENYPFCTIEPNVGVVEVPDPRIDQLAAIVKPERVVKAIVEFVDIAGLVAGASKGEGLGNQFLSHIRETDAIVNVVRCFEDPNVVHVAGKVSPIDDIEVIQTELALADMGTAEKVLHREQKKARAGDKDAIKLVAIIEKLLPHLNEGQPVRTLGLDADQMELIKPLCLITSKPAMFVANVSESGFKDNPLLDQLTEFANKQNAPIVAISAAIESEIANLDDADKQEFLADMGMEEPGLDRLIRAAFKLLGLQTYFTAGVKEVRAWTVPIGATAPQAAGVIHTDFERGFIRAQTISFDDYIAYKGEAGAKEAGKMRAEGKEYIVKDGDVLNFLFNV is encoded by the coding sequence ATGAGTCTCAAATGCGGCATCGTCGGCCTGCCCAACGTCGGCAAGTCCACCCTCTTCAATGCCCTGACCAAGGCCGGCATCCCGGCTGAAAACTACCCGTTCTGCACCATCGAGCCGAACGTCGGCGTCGTCGAGGTGCCGGATCCGCGCATCGACCAGCTGGCCGCCATCGTGAAGCCGGAGCGCGTCGTCAAGGCTATCGTCGAGTTCGTCGACATCGCGGGCCTCGTGGCCGGCGCATCGAAGGGCGAGGGCCTGGGCAACCAGTTCCTGTCGCACATCCGCGAGACGGATGCCATCGTCAACGTCGTACGCTGCTTCGAAGACCCGAACGTGGTGCACGTGGCCGGCAAGGTCAGCCCGATCGACGACATCGAAGTCATTCAGACCGAACTGGCGCTGGCCGACATGGGCACCGCAGAGAAAGTCCTGCACCGCGAGCAGAAGAAGGCGCGCGCCGGCGACAAGGATGCCATCAAGCTGGTCGCGATCATCGAAAAGCTGCTGCCGCACTTGAACGAAGGCCAGCCCGTGCGCACGCTGGGCCTGGACGCCGACCAGATGGAACTGATCAAGCCGCTGTGCCTGATCACGTCGAAGCCGGCGATGTTCGTGGCCAACGTGTCGGAAAGCGGCTTCAAGGACAATCCGTTGCTGGACCAGCTGACGGAATTCGCGAACAAGCAGAACGCGCCGATCGTCGCGATCTCCGCCGCGATCGAATCGGAAATCGCCAACTTGGACGACGCCGATAAGCAGGAATTCCTGGCCGACATGGGCATGGAAGAGCCGGGCCTCGACCGTCTGATCCGCGCCGCCTTCAAGCTGCTGGGCCTGCAGACCTATTTCACGGCCGGCGTGAAGGAAGTGCGCGCCTGGACCGTCCCGATCGGCGCCACCGCCCCGCAGGCGGCGGGCGTGATCCACACCGACTTCGAACGCGGCTTCATCCGTGCGCAGACCATTTCCTTCGACGACTACATCGCGTACAAGGGCGAAGCCGGTGCGAAGGAAGCGGGCAAGATGCGGGCGGAAGGTAAAGAGTACATCGTCAAGGATGGGGATGTGTTGAACTTCCTGTTCAACGTCTGA
- the thiC gene encoding phosphomethylpyrimidine synthase ThiC yields MNADPKFLSASATVDAAAVAPLPNSRKIYVTGSRPDIRVPMREIRQADTPASFGHEPNPPVWVYDTSGPYTDPDAVIDIRSGLAPLRADWIRERGDTEELAGPSSHYGVERLNDPKLAELRFNLQRKPRRGAPGRNVTQMHYARQGIITPEMEYVAIRENLRRQEYLAAMEAAGPTGKRMAQMLGRQHPGQSFGASIPKEITPEFVRDEIARGRAILPANINHPESEPMIIGRNFLVKINANIGNSAVTSSIGEEVEKMTWATRWGGDTVMDLSTGKHIHETREWIIRNSPVPIGTVPLYQALEKVHGKAEDLTWEIYRDTLIEQAEQGVDYFTIHAGVRLAYVPMTANRLTGIVSRGGSIMAKWCLAHHKESFLYTHFEEICEIMKAYDVAFSLGDGLRPGSIYDANDEAQLSELKTLGELTQIAWKHDVQVMIEGPGHVPLQLIKENMDLQLEQCHEAPFYTLGPLTTDIAPGYDHITSGIGAANIGWYGTAMLCYVTPKEHLGLPDKDDVKDGIITYKIAAHAADLAKGHPGAQIRDNALSKARFEFRWEDQFNLGLDPDKARSFHDETLPKDSAKVAHFCSMCGPHFCSMKITQEVRDYAAGQGIAANAALEQGMQVKAVEFMKRGAELYHKE; encoded by the coding sequence TTGAACGCCGATCCGAAATTCCTGTCCGCCAGCGCCACCGTCGATGCCGCCGCCGTCGCGCCGCTTCCCAATTCCCGCAAGATCTACGTGACGGGCAGCCGCCCGGACATCCGCGTGCCAATGCGCGAGATCCGCCAGGCCGACACGCCGGCGTCGTTCGGCCATGAACCGAATCCGCCCGTGTGGGTCTACGACACGTCCGGTCCGTACACCGATCCCGACGCCGTCATCGACATCCGCTCCGGCCTGGCGCCACTGCGCGCCGACTGGATCCGCGAGCGCGGCGACACGGAAGAACTGGCCGGCCCTTCGTCGCACTACGGCGTCGAACGCCTGAACGATCCGAAGCTGGCCGAGCTGCGCTTCAACCTGCAGCGCAAGCCGCGCCGCGGTGCGCCGGGCCGCAACGTCACGCAGATGCACTATGCGCGCCAGGGCATCATCACGCCCGAGATGGAGTACGTCGCCATCCGCGAAAACCTGCGCCGCCAGGAATATCTCGCCGCGATGGAGGCCGCCGGCCCGACGGGCAAGCGCATGGCGCAGATGCTGGGCCGCCAGCATCCCGGCCAATCGTTCGGCGCCAGCATTCCGAAAGAGATCACGCCGGAATTCGTACGCGACGAGATCGCCCGCGGCCGCGCCATCCTGCCGGCCAACATCAATCACCCGGAATCGGAACCGATGATCATCGGCCGTAACTTCCTCGTGAAGATCAACGCCAATATCGGCAACTCGGCCGTGACGTCGTCGATCGGCGAGGAAGTCGAGAAGATGACGTGGGCCACGCGCTGGGGCGGCGACACCGTGATGGATCTGTCCACCGGCAAGCATATCCACGAGACGCGCGAGTGGATCATCCGGAACAGCCCCGTCCCCATCGGCACGGTGCCGCTGTACCAGGCGCTGGAAAAGGTGCACGGCAAGGCCGAGGACCTGACGTGGGAAATCTACCGCGACACGCTGATCGAGCAGGCGGAGCAAGGCGTCGACTACTTCACCATCCACGCCGGCGTGCGTCTCGCCTACGTGCCAATGACGGCCAACCGCCTGACGGGCATCGTCTCGCGCGGCGGTTCGATCATGGCCAAGTGGTGCCTCGCCCACCACAAGGAATCGTTCCTGTACACGCATTTCGAAGAGATCTGCGAGATCATGAAAGCGTACGACGTCGCGTTCAGCCTGGGCGACGGCCTGCGTCCCGGCTCGATCTACGACGCCAACGACGAAGCCCAGCTGTCCGAGCTGAAGACGCTCGGCGAACTGACGCAGATCGCGTGGAAGCACGACGTGCAGGTGATGATCGAAGGCCCGGGCCACGTGCCGCTGCAGCTGATCAAGGAGAACATGGACCTGCAGCTGGAGCAGTGCCACGAGGCGCCGTTCTACACGTTGGGGCCCCTGACCACCGACATCGCGCCGGGCTACGACCACATCACGTCCGGCATCGGCGCCGCCAACATCGGCTGGTACGGCACGGCGATGCTGTGCTACGTGACGCCGAAGGAGCACCTGGGCCTGCCCGACAAGGACGACGTCAAGGACGGCATCATCACGTACAAGATCGCGGCGCACGCGGCCGACCTGGCCAAGGGCCATCCGGGCGCGCAGATCCGCGACAACGCGCTGTCGAAAGCCCGTTTCGAATTCCGCTGGGAAGACCAGTTCAACCTCGGCCTGGACCCGGACAAGGCGCGTTCCTTCCACGACGAGACGCTGCCCAAGGATTCCGCCAAGGTGGCGCACTTCTGCTCGATGTGCGGTCCGCATTTCTGCTCGATGAAGATCACCCAGGAAGTGCGCGATTACGCGGCCGGCCAGGGCATCGCTGCCAACGCCGCGCTGGAACAGGGCATGCAGGTGAAGGCCGTCGAGTTCATGAAGCGCGGCGCCGAGCTCTATCACAAGGAGTGA
- the thiE gene encoding thiamine phosphate synthase, with amino-acid sequence MRGLYLVTPNWDDTDRLLDVTEQALRAGAALVQYRHKDAGPDLRREQAAALLALCRRNGRPLIINDHVLLCNELDADGVHVGGLDASVASVRDAVGPGKIVGASCYGDLELAHRAQGAGASYVAFGGFYPSLVKKYEVTTAPDIVVHAKASLCVPVVVIGGMTTENARPLVSRGADMVAAISSVVQAADPFSAAREFVGLF; translated from the coding sequence ATGCGAGGTTTATACCTGGTGACCCCGAACTGGGACGACACCGACCGGTTGCTGGACGTGACGGAACAGGCGCTGCGCGCCGGCGCCGCGCTGGTCCAATACCGCCACAAGGACGCGGGCCCTGACCTGCGCCGCGAACAGGCGGCGGCGCTGCTCGCGCTGTGCCGCCGCAACGGCCGGCCGCTGATCATCAACGACCACGTGCTGCTGTGCAACGAGCTCGATGCGGACGGCGTGCACGTGGGCGGTCTCGATGCGTCCGTGGCGTCCGTGCGCGACGCCGTCGGCCCGGGCAAGATCGTCGGCGCGTCGTGCTACGGCGACCTGGAACTCGCGCACCGCGCGCAGGGCGCGGGCGCGAGCTATGTCGCGTTCGGCGGTTTTTACCCGTCGCTGGTGAAGAAGTATGAGGTGACGACGGCGCCGGACATAGTCGTGCACGCCAAGGCCAGCCTGTGCGTGCCGGTGGTGGTGATCGGCGGGATGACGACGGAGAACGCGCGGCCGCTCGTGTCGCGCGGGGCCGATATGGTGGCGGCGATCAGCAGTGTGGTGCAGGCGGCGGATCCGTTTTCGGCGGCGAGGGAATTTGTGGGGTTGTTCTAA
- a CDS encoding GNAT family N-acetyltransferase, whose protein sequence is MQLQIRRYRPDDRKAVLAAFRSNVPAHFPASEASWLRSALDDPDGPLFVALEAGGIVGFGGYELSEFYDLGTLVFGLVRADRHGTGIGRALLAYRLLHMAGRKLRPRYVTVDTHPHTAGFFRRCGFVEIARWPGGYRSGRDRIDLRFDLTDEAVAALRARGWRDAFRSDAAS, encoded by the coding sequence ATGCAATTGCAGATCAGGCGTTATCGTCCGGACGACCGCAAGGCCGTCCTGGCAGCATTCCGCTCCAATGTACCGGCGCACTTTCCCGCGTCGGAAGCGTCATGGCTGCGTTCCGCCCTCGACGACCCGGACGGTCCGCTGTTCGTCGCGCTGGAGGCGGGCGGGATCGTCGGCTTCGGCGGCTACGAATTGTCCGAGTTTTATGACCTCGGCACCCTCGTGTTCGGCCTCGTGCGGGCCGACCGCCACGGCACCGGCATCGGCCGCGCGCTGCTGGCCTACCGCCTGCTGCACATGGCCGGCCGCAAGCTGCGGCCCCGCTACGTGACGGTGGATACGCATCCGCACACGGCCGGCTTTTTCCGGCGCTGCGGCTTCGTCGAGATCGCCCGCTGGCCCGGCGGCTACCGTTCGGGACGGGACCGCATCGACCTGCGTTTCGATCTCACGGACGAGGCCGTGGCCGCGTTGCGCGCGCGCGGGTGGCGCGATGCCTTTCGAAGCGACGCGGCTTCCTAG
- a CDS encoding PhoX family protein, whose product MNPNPDLSRRRLLRLMGATPMLPLGAGGVAALMAGCGGSDNDTPTATAPAPAVTLASVSFGSMAAPSLAAAAAMATTSVGSTMTVNFSDSSKLDFKLSYQPFFITGDMVPNGSGGTILAGGYYDINNKPIVDTTVAGKERQFFSDSPDGTSLLTVPNANVAGVKGNPVFAVVQFEYTTWAQDGKTDMYGKLPSPIAVLTLDQDKTTGKLTLVKYHNVDTSGVNGLWITCGASLSPWGTHLSSEEYEPNAYLAATDAQFKAFSKNLYGDETKANPYNYGHLPEVTVNTDGTASIKKHYCLGRISHELVQVVPDNRTVIMGDDATNSGYFVFVADKEKDLSAGTLYVAKVGSGFSLDPAAPAAPLTWIKLGAATSAEIRSLAASLKPADIMDVKTTDPADASYTKVAANGRIEWLKLKPGMEKAAAFLETHRYAALVGASMGFTKMEGTTVNIKDKIAYSALQNCQSSMVAGNALNVAGNGISIPKALVAGAVMMLNLKGGQKDTAGNAINSEWMPFDTKALLVGEDTAADALGNTANPDKVANPDNLKFSEKMRTLFIGEDSSQHVNNYLWAYNVDTKQLSRLLSVPAGGESTGLHAVDDVNGWTYIMSNFQHPGDWGSIHANVKGTLDPLIKANYKDKFGAAVGYLTGELAQFKLAKA is encoded by the coding sequence ATGAACCCGAATCCCGACCTGTCCCGCCGCCGCCTGCTTCGCCTGATGGGCGCCACCCCGATGCTGCCGCTGGGCGCCGGCGGCGTGGCCGCCTTGATGGCCGGCTGCGGCGGCAGCGACAACGACACCCCGACGGCCACCGCGCCGGCGCCGGCCGTGACCCTCGCGAGCGTGTCGTTCGGGTCGATGGCGGCGCCGTCGCTGGCCGCCGCCGCCGCGATGGCCACGACGTCGGTTGGTTCGACGATGACGGTCAACTTCAGCGACAGCAGCAAGCTCGATTTCAAATTGTCGTATCAACCGTTCTTCATCACCGGCGACATGGTCCCGAACGGCAGCGGCGGCACCATCCTGGCCGGCGGCTACTACGACATCAACAACAAGCCGATCGTCGACACGACGGTCGCGGGTAAAGAGCGCCAGTTCTTCTCGGACTCGCCGGACGGCACGTCGCTGCTGACCGTGCCGAACGCGAACGTGGCCGGCGTGAAGGGCAATCCGGTGTTCGCCGTCGTCCAGTTCGAATACACGACGTGGGCCCAGGACGGCAAGACGGACATGTACGGCAAGCTGCCGTCGCCGATCGCCGTGCTGACCCTCGACCAGGACAAGACCACCGGCAAGCTGACGCTGGTGAAGTACCACAACGTCGACACGTCCGGCGTGAACGGCCTGTGGATCACGTGCGGCGCCAGCCTGTCGCCGTGGGGCACGCACCTGTCGAGCGAAGAGTACGAGCCGAACGCCTACCTCGCGGCCACCGACGCCCAGTTCAAGGCCTTCAGCAAGAACCTGTACGGCGACGAGACGAAGGCGAACCCGTACAACTACGGCCACCTGCCGGAAGTGACCGTCAACACCGACGGCACCGCGTCGATCAAGAAGCACTACTGTCTGGGCCGCATCTCGCACGAGCTGGTGCAGGTCGTGCCCGACAACCGCACCGTGATCATGGGCGACGACGCCACCAACAGCGGCTACTTCGTGTTCGTGGCCGACAAGGAGAAGGACCTGTCCGCGGGCACGCTGTACGTGGCCAAGGTCGGCAGCGGCTTCTCGCTCGATCCGGCCGCGCCGGCCGCGCCGCTCACGTGGATCAAGCTGGGCGCCGCCACCAGCGCCGAGATCCGCTCGCTGGCCGCGTCGCTCAAGCCGGCCGACATCATGGACGTCAAGACCACCGACCCGGCGGATGCCAGCTACACGAAGGTCGCCGCCAACGGCCGCATCGAGTGGCTGAAGCTGAAACCGGGCATGGAAAAGGCCGCGGCATTCCTGGAGACGCACCGCTACGCCGCCCTCGTCGGCGCATCGATGGGCTTCACCAAGATGGAAGGCACCACCGTCAACATCAAGGACAAGATCGCCTACTCGGCCCTGCAGAACTGCCAGTCTTCGATGGTGGCCGGTAACGCGCTGAACGTGGCGGGCAACGGCATTTCGATCCCGAAGGCCCTGGTCGCGGGCGCCGTCATGATGCTGAACCTGAAGGGCGGCCAGAAGGACACGGCCGGCAACGCCATCAACAGCGAGTGGATGCCGTTTGACACGAAGGCCCTGCTGGTGGGCGAGGACACCGCCGCCGATGCGCTCGGCAACACGGCGAATCCGGACAAGGTGGCGAACCCGGACAACCTGAAGTTCTCGGAAAAGATGCGCACGCTGTTCATCGGCGAGGACAGCAGCCAGCACGTGAACAACTACCTGTGGGCGTACAACGTCGACACGAAGCAGCTCTCGCGCCTGTTGTCGGTGCCGGCGGGCGGCGAGTCGACGGGGCTGCATGCGGTCGACGACGTCAATGGCTGGACCTACATCATGAGCAACTTCCAGCATCCGGGCGATTGGGGCAGCATCCACGCCAACGTCAAGGGCACGCTGGACCCGCTCATCAAGGCCAATTACAAGGACAAGTTCGGGGCGGCCGTCGGGTATCTGACTGGCGAACTCGCACAGTTTAAATTGGCCAAGGCATAA
- the thiD gene encoding bifunctional hydroxymethylpyrimidine kinase/phosphomethylpyrimidine kinase — MRPCVLVCAGLDPSGGAGIQADIEAIGAQGAHALPLVTALTVQDNNAVREVVPVDAGLLLRQAVLLAETMTIRAVKIGIPGNRENAEAIAGIVRMLRVHRPDLPVVLDPVLASGRGHSLARGDALAALAPLLAVTTLLVPNLPEAAALGIVPNGSAPLPCAHVLVTGGHGDGADVVNRWLSEAGTREWRWPRLRGEFHGSGCTLASGIAARLALGDTMAQALEHGQRWCDRTLAHAYAIAPGQHIPRRIHP, encoded by the coding sequence ATGCGGCCCTGCGTGCTCGTGTGCGCCGGACTCGATCCGTCCGGCGGCGCGGGCATCCAGGCCGACATCGAGGCCATCGGCGCCCAGGGCGCGCACGCGCTGCCGCTGGTGACGGCGCTGACGGTGCAGGACAACAACGCCGTGCGCGAAGTCGTGCCCGTCGACGCCGGTCTGCTGCTGCGCCAGGCCGTGCTGCTGGCCGAGACGATGACGATCCGCGCGGTGAAAATCGGCATCCCCGGCAACCGGGAGAACGCGGAAGCCATCGCCGGCATCGTGCGGATGCTGCGTGTGCATCGGCCGGATCTGCCCGTGGTGCTCGACCCGGTGCTGGCCAGCGGCCGCGGACACAGCCTGGCGCGCGGCGACGCGCTGGCGGCGCTGGCGCCGCTGCTGGCCGTCACGACGCTGCTCGTGCCGAACCTGCCGGAAGCGGCGGCGCTCGGTATCGTCCCGAACGGCAGCGCGCCCCTGCCCTGCGCCCACGTGCTGGTCACGGGCGGCCACGGCGACGGCGCCGACGTCGTCAACCGCTGGCTGAGCGAGGCGGGAACGCGGGAGTGGCGCTGGCCGCGCCTGCGCGGCGAATTCCACGGCAGCGGCTGCACGCTGGCCTCGGGCATCGCGGCCCGCCTGGCGCTGGGCGACACGATGGCGCAGGCGCTGGAACACGGCCAGCGCTGGTGCGACCGCACGCTCGCGCACGCGTACGCGATCGCGCCGGGCCAGCACATCCCGCGCCGCATCCATCCTTGA